In Opitutaceae bacterium, one genomic interval encodes:
- a CDS encoding RHS repeat-associated core domain-containing protein: MLQRLWRIARLQESGRGTQAPDNPIRFASKYYDSETGLYQHNHRFYSPKLGRFITRDPVGEYGGLNLYAYCANRPVDRWDHLGQFVDGGATLYLANALFSMFENIVLGKIFGGRPDRPKMFDTYTDTWRAGARFADTFGGLGTPVQLRHGPLARGCHAAEDKDKDKEAKEERRTEDAAQQNERVARVAVVLVERSIYFAKGYTEDGLTVQESIVGSGEYLSRECDDCYLEGDDFSTREELEALVRYHRSRDAVVVVVIVGHGESYIQDGNEIYGIQLIFQSEKDGIHQTLKADELDKLAAQLLEGEIAMSTVMCKSYWDTRVISNAVQIVRSNLKS, from the coding sequence TTGCTACAGCGCCTTTGGAGAATTGCTCGGCTACAAGAATCCGGTCGGGGCACCCAGGCCCCAGACAACCCGATCCGCTTCGCCAGCAAATACTACGACTCGGAGACCGGTCTCTACCAGCACAACCACCGGTTCTATTCACCGAAACTGGGCCGCTTCATCACCCGGGATCCTGTCGGCGAATACGGAGGACTCAACCTCTACGCCTACTGCGCCAACCGGCCGGTCGACCGCTGGGATCATCTGGGACAGTTCGTTGATGGCGGGGCAACGCTCTACCTGGCGAATGCGCTCTTCAGCATGTTCGAGAATATTGTTCTCGGCAAAATCTTCGGAGGACGACCGGACCGCCCGAAGATGTTCGACACCTACACGGATACTTGGCGGGCGGGTGCACGGTTTGCGGATACCTTTGGCGGGCTCGGCACCCCGGTGCAACTCAGACACGGGCCGTTGGCCAGGGGGTGCCACGCCGCGGAAGACAAAGACAAAGACAAAGAAGCAAAGGAGGAAAGGAGAACGGAGGATGCGGCCCAACAAAACGAGCGAGTTGCAAGAGTCGCCGTTGTGCTTGTCGAACGAAGTATATATTTCGCAAAAGGCTACACTGAAGATGGACTGACTGTTCAAGAATCAATTGTGGGAAGTGGGGAATACCTCTCAAGAGAATGCGATGATTGCTACCTTGAGGGCGATGACTTTTCTACTCGAGAAGAACTCGAGGCTCTTGTCCGATATCATCGATCGAGAGACGCTGTAGTTGTTGTTGTGATTGTTGGCCACGGGGAGTCCTATATCCAAGATGGTAACGAGATTTACGGAATACAGTTAATCTTTCAGTCTGAAAAGGATGGAATCCATCAGACCCTGAAGGCAGATGAGCTGGATAAACTCGCAGCACAACTGCTTGAAGGTGAAATCGCGATGTCTACCGTTATGTGCAAATCCTATTGGGACACGCGGGTTATTTCGAATGCTGTCCAGATAGTAAGGAGCAACTTGAAGTCCTAG